From Lactobacillus sp. PV012:
TCGAGAAAAGGGACCTTTTAAGAAAAAGCATATCTTAGGTGCACGCAACATTCCAATAACGATGTTTAAATACCAATATAATACTATTCGTCCAGATTTGACTGTTTACATTTATTCAGATTCACCAACTGTTTCCATGCGCGCAGTAAAAATTTTAAAGAAAAATGGCTATCACAAAGTTTACTGGTTAAAAGATGGTTTTGAAGGCTGGGATGGACCAACTAAATCGGCAAAGAATTAAATAAGTTTAGAAGCAAAGAGTAAAAATAAGTTACTCTTTGCTTTTTTTATAAAAAAATATTTTTTGGTGAAAGTCATAAAGAATAAGGTTTAATAACACTTAAAAGAAAAAGAAAGAAGAAAAATAGTTTGACATACGAAGTATTAGTGATATGATTTGTTTAACAAATAATTTGAATATCAAACTATTTGTAATACAAAATATAAGGAGTGAATAAGGTGAAATTAAACGCCGTTGAAATTCAACAAATTATTGGTTATCACCCTCCACTTTGCTTATTAGATCGAGTAATCAGTCTTGAATTAGATGATTTCCTGATAGCCACTGCAAGCATTAGTATCAATGAACCTTTTTTCAAAGGACACTTTCCTGATAATCCAGTAATGCCAGGCGTTTTAATAGTTGAAAGTATGGTGCAAGGAGCACAAATTTTATTTAAAAATAAATTTCCTAAATTACAGTTAAAGAAAATAAAAAAAGCCAGGTTTAAAAAGATGGTAAAACCTGGTGATGAATTAGTTATGAAGCTGAAAGTTTTAGATTTAGACAATAAAATTTGTGATGCCAAAGTGTATGTAAATGATGAAGTAGCATGTAGTAGTGAACTTGTTTTCTCTTAAAGAAAAGGGTTTCAATTTATTATATAATTAGTTTAAATATTAAAACTTAAGCTAAAGGAATTGAAACTAATGAATGAATTGTATAAGGAAATCAACGACGCACTTTATAATACATACTACGGAATTAATCGAATTGAAGAAGAAGAATTAAAAAAAAGTCGTTTTAAAGATTTAACTGTTAAAGAAATGCATGCCATTGATGCAATTACTTTACATGGGGAACTAACTGTCTCACAAGTTGCAAGTAAACTACATGTCTCGCGGGCTACGATTACTGCGACAGTAGATAGATTAGTTCGTAAAGGTTATGTAAAACGAGTACGTGATGAAAAGGATCGCCGAGTAATTCATCTAAAATTAACTAAAAAGGGTCGGGTTTTATGTAGAGCGTATCATGCTTATCACAACATGATGGTAAAGAGCTTTTTACAAAACTTAGATGAAGATGAATTAAAGACAATTTATCATGCCTTTACTAATCTTGAAAAATTTGTAAATTCACACTAGATAGGATGACATAGGTGAAAGATATTGAAATTGTTGCTAGTGCCAAAAGTATACCCTCAAAAGTAGTCACTAATGAAGAATTGAGTAATTTGATGGACACATCAGATGAATGGATTCAGAAAAGAACAGGGATTAAAAAAAGACATATTAGTACAATTAAAAATACTTCAGATCTTGCCAGTGATGTAGCCATGCAGTTGTTAAACAAGACAGCTACTCAAGCCAGTGAAATTGATTTAATTATTGTAGCAACTATGTCACCAGATAATATGACACCGGCTACAGCAGCGATGGTTCAAGGTGCAATTGGGGCCAGACGGGCTATTGCTTTTGATATTTCAGCTGCGTGTTCAGGATTTTCGTATGCAATTGCAATTGCACATGATCTGATGGTGAGCAATAATTTTAAAAAAGCAATTGTGATTGGTAGTGAAGTTTTGTCTAAAATGCTTAATTGGCATGATCGCACTACAGCAGTTTTATTTGGTGATGGGGCTGGTGGAGTATTATTAAATGCTAGTGCGCATCAGCATTTATTAGCTCATGAATTACAAACATTTGGTGAACTAGGAAATAAGCTAATTGCTGGTCATACCAAAGTAGAAAAAGATTTTACAGCAAATGACCATGTATTTAGTACCTTTGAAATGGATGGGAGAGAAGTATATCGGTTTGCGACGCATAAAGTTCCCGAATCCATTAAGTTGGCAATTGCAAAAGCTAAGTTAAATCTTAATCAAATTGAGTACTATCTTCTTCATCAAGCTAACGTGCGGATTATTAAAAGTGTAGCGCGTAATCTGAAACAGCCACTTACGAAATTTCCAGTTAACATTGATGAATATGGAAATACTGCAGCGGCAAGTGAAGCAATCTTGTTAGCAGAGTGTATGGAAAAAAATCTTTTTAAAAAAGGAGATATTATTTCCCTGAGTGGTTTCGGAGGCGGCCTAACTGCTGCAACGATAATTTATAAATTTTAAATTTAATAATGAGGTAAAGAAAATGACAAAAGAAGAAATTTTTAACGATATCAAAGCTATTGCTCAAGAAGAACTAGAAGTTGAACCAGATCAAATTACCCTTGAAACTAATATTAAGGAAGACTTGGATGCAGATAGTTTAGATTTATTTGAAATCTTAAATGAAATTGAAGACAAGTATGATATCGAATTAGAAACTGATGACAAAATTGAAACCATGAATCAATTAGTAGATTTTGTTAAAGAACAATTAGATAGTCAAAAATAATGAAAACAGTACTTTTATTTAGTGGACAAGGAGCCCAACGACCAGGAATGGGTCTTGATTTCATGGCAGATCCGCTTTTTAAAGAAATAATTGAACAAGCAAGTTTGGCTAGTAAAAAAGATATTCTTACCATTTTTAAAAGTGAGAATGAAGAACTTAACAAAACAGTTAATGTTCAACCAGCTCTGGTAGCATTTGAAGCAGGAATCTACCAGATGTTACAAAGAGACTGGCCAGATTTGCAAATTCAGGGAATGATTGGACTTTCTTTAGGTGAATATAGTGCCATGTTTGCTAGTGGGGCACTAGATTTAGAAAATACGATTAGTCTGGTCAGTGACCGGGCACGCTATATGCAAGAAGATGCGAATCAAGTAACGAGTGCGATGGTAGCTGTGCTTAAACCTCAAACTTCTAAAATTGAAACTCTTTTGACCGAGTTACAACAAGAGGGTGAAAAGGTTTTTATTGCAAACTATAATTCACCTTCCCAAATTGTAATTAGCGGAGAAAAAGAAGCAGTAAAACAGGCTAGTACTCTGATTACAGAAGAAAAATTGGCTACAAGGTTAATAGAGCTAGAGGTAAATGGTGCTTTTCACACGCCCTTATTTACCAAAGCTAGTCAAAAGATGCATGAGCGACTTAATAAAGTGAGTTTTAGTAAAAATCAGATTCCCGTTATTTCTAATACAACAGCAGTAGCCTTTAAAGATAACTGGGGCTTGATAATGGAAAAGCAGCTAATGAAACCTACTCATTTCGGAGCTTGCTTGCAATATTTACTTGAGCAAGAGGATATTGATACTGCAATAGAGATTGGACCTGGGAAAACATTATCTTTGTTTGCTAAACAAGTAAATCATAAATTAAAACGTTACCAATTAGGAAAATATAAAGATTATCAAAAATTTATTGAGGAAAAAGATGGAATTAAAGGATAAAGTAGTTCTTATAACCGGATCTACACGAGGCTTAGGAGCAAGCTTAGCAGTAGCTTTTGCTAAAAAAGGAGCTAAGTTGCTATTAAATGGACGTCATGAAAAAATTCCAGTTGAATTAGAAGAAACTCTAAAGCAATTGGGAGGAGAATATAAATATTTACAAGCTGATTTAACTAAAGTGAACCTTAAAGATTACTTTAATCAAGCTTGGGAAGAGTTTGGAAAAGTAGATATTTTAATCAATAATGCCGGCATTACTCGTGACAAGATGTTCATTGGAATGAGGGATGCAGATTTTGATGAGGTTATGAACTTAGATCTCCGGATTCCATTTTTCCTAAGTAAAGTTGCCCTCAAAAAGATGAATCGTGAACGTTCAGGGGTTATCTTAAATATGAGTAGTATTGTAGGGATGCATGGAAATGTTGGTCAAGCTAATTATGCAACGGCAAAGGCAGGGCTAATTGGATTGACGAAGTCACTTGCTAAAGAAGCTGCAATGCGTAATATTCGGGTAAATGCAATTGCGCCGGGGATGATCGATACAGAGATGACGCAAGTACTTTCTGAACGTGTAAAAAATAATATATTAAAGCAGATTCCATTGACGCGCTTTGGTAAAACAAGTGAAGTAGCGCAGGCTGCTATTTTTTTGACCCAAAATGACTATATTACAGGTCAAACAATTGTTGTTGATGGTGGTATGACGATCTAGGAGATAATATGCAAAGAGTTGTTATTACTGGGATGGGAGCGATTGCTCCTAATGGAAATGGATTTAACGAATTTGTAGAAAATAGTTTGTTAGGAAAAAATGGTATAAAGTCAATTTCAAAATTTGATGCAAGTGAAACAGGCATTTCTGTAGCAGGTGAAATTGATGATTTTACTTCAGAAGATTTTGTGGGCAAAAAGGCTGCAAAAAGAATGGATTTATATTCACAATATGCAATTCAAGTAGCTACAGAAGCAATGGAAATGGCCCAAATTACCGAAGAAAATACTAAGTCTGAAGACTTGGGAGTAATTTTCGGTTCTGGAATTGGTGGTTTGACTACTTTAGAGGAACAAATAATTCGCATGCATGATAAAGGTCCCAGAAGAATGTCACCATTTTTTATTCCAATGGCAATAGGAAATATGGCAGCTGGTAATATTTCAATTCGTTTTAAAGCAAAAAATATTTCAACATCAATCGTAACTGCATGTGCTTCAGGAAATAATTCGATTGGAGAAGCTTTTCGCCAAATTAAAGAGGGAAGAGCACAAGTAATGATTGCAGGTAGTAGTGAAGCAACAATTAATGAATCTGCAATTGGTGGTTTTGCGGCCTTAACAGCTCTTTCTAAAAGTTCTGATCCTGATCATGCTAGTCTTCCTTTTGATAAAGATCGTTCAGGATTTGTTTTAGGAGAAGGAGCTGGGGCAGTAGTTCTAGAAAGCTTAGAGCATGCTAGAAAACGTAATGCCAAAATATTAGGAGAAATTGTTGGTTATGGAGCAACTAGTGATGCCTATCATATTACTTCGCCGGATCCTGAAGGAGAAGGTGCGGCTAGAGCGATGAAGCTAGCTATCTCTGAGGCAAACATTACGCCTGCTGAAGTTGGGTATATAAATGCTCATGGTACTGCAACTAATATAAATGATAGCGGTGAAAGTCGGGCGATAATTAAAGTCTTTGGTAAAGAAAGTTCAGTCTTAGTTTCTTCAACTAAGGGGATGACAGGACACTTACTAGGAGCAGCAGGTGCAATAGAAGCTGTTTTAACGATAGCAAGCTTACAAAAAGGGAAGTTTCCAATGAATGTTGGTTGTTTTAATCAAGATGATGCATGTGAAGTTAATTTAGTGACTTCTGCTAGTCAAAACATTGAAACTAATTATGCCATTTCGAATTCATTTGGTTTTGGAGGACATAATGCAGTTTTAGCTTTTAAGAAATGGAGTGAGAAGTAATGAATGGAAATATTGATGAAATTCAAATCTTAATGAAGCAGTTTGAGGATTCTGAAATACGAGAATTAAAAATAGATAGTAAAGATTTTCACTTGTACTTGAGCAAAAATAAAGTCAAATCAGTAGAAGCCACTAAACCTGCTTTACCTAAAGTTGCAGTGAAAAAAGAAGAAGATTCTCCTCAACCTAAAAAGCAAGAAAAACTTGAAGATGCAGGGGTACCAGTGAAGGCACCAATTGTGGGGATTGTCTATTTACAAGCTAAGCCTGGACAACCTGCCTTTGTAAAGGTTGGCCAACATCTTAAAAAAGGAGATACAATCTGCATTATTGAAGCTATGAAGATGATGACAGAAGTAAAAAGTACAGTTACTGGTACTGTTAAAGCAATTAAAGTTGAAAATGAAGACTTAGTTGAAGTAGATCAGCCTTTAATTATGGTTGAGGAAGATTAAAGTATGAAAGATCTAGGAATTAAAGAAATCAAAAAAATTATTCCTCATCGCTACCCGATGCTTTTGTTAGATCGAGTAGTAGAGGTTATACCTGGCAAAAGTGCAACTGGAATTCATAATGTAAGCTTTAATGAAGAAGTTGTCCAAGCTAGTTCAAAAACCAATCCAGTTTTGCCAGCACCATTAATTGTAGAAGCATTAGCACAAACTGGCGCAGTTGCGCTTTTAAGTGAGGAAAAATTCAGTGGGAAAACAGCATATTTTGGTGGTATTCAACAAGCTGATTTTTTCGACGAAGCTCAACCAGGTGATCAATTAATATTAAAAACCGAATTAACAAAGATTAGAAAAAATATAGGTGTTGGGATTGGAAAAGCATATGTTAAAGAGAAACTTATTGTAAGTGCGGAATTAACATTTGTAATTAATTAGGTGATAAAAATGTTTAAGAAAGTGTTAGTAGCAAATAGAGGAGAAATTGCAGTTCGTGTTATTCGTTCCTTAAAAGAAATGGGAATCAAAACCGTGGCAATTTATTCAACAGCGGATCGAGATAG
This genomic window contains:
- a CDS encoding rhodanese-like domain-containing protein, whose protein sequence is MNIFSIISIIIIIILVLIGVNWLWLKLEEKRVGGAINNEEFSQGKHKAQIIDVREKGPFKKKHILGARNIPITMFKYQYNTIRPDLTVYIYSDSPTVSMRAVKILKKNGYHKVYWLKDGFEGWDGPTKSAKN
- the fabZ gene encoding 3-hydroxyacyl-ACP dehydratase FabZ, whose product is MKLNAVEIQQIIGYHPPLCLLDRVISLELDDFLIATASISINEPFFKGHFPDNPVMPGVLIVESMVQGAQILFKNKFPKLQLKKIKKARFKKMVKPGDELVMKLKVLDLDNKICDAKVYVNDEVACSSELVFS
- a CDS encoding MarR family winged helix-turn-helix transcriptional regulator, whose protein sequence is MNELYKEINDALYNTYYGINRIEEEELKKSRFKDLTVKEMHAIDAITLHGELTVSQVASKLHVSRATITATVDRLVRKGYVKRVRDEKDRRVIHLKLTKKGRVLCRAYHAYHNMMVKSFLQNLDEDELKTIYHAFTNLEKFVNSH
- a CDS encoding beta-ketoacyl-ACP synthase III; translation: MKDIEIVASAKSIPSKVVTNEELSNLMDTSDEWIQKRTGIKKRHISTIKNTSDLASDVAMQLLNKTATQASEIDLIIVATMSPDNMTPATAAMVQGAIGARRAIAFDISAACSGFSYAIAIAHDLMVSNNFKKAIVIGSEVLSKMLNWHDRTTAVLFGDGAGGVLLNASAHQHLLAHELQTFGELGNKLIAGHTKVEKDFTANDHVFSTFEMDGREVYRFATHKVPESIKLAIAKAKLNLNQIEYYLLHQANVRIIKSVARNLKQPLTKFPVNIDEYGNTAAASEAILLAECMEKNLFKKGDIISLSGFGGGLTAATIIYKF
- a CDS encoding acyl carrier protein, encoding MTKEEIFNDIKAIAQEELEVEPDQITLETNIKEDLDADSLDLFEILNEIEDKYDIELETDDKIETMNQLVDFVKEQLDSQK
- a CDS encoding ACP S-malonyltransferase, whose protein sequence is MKTVLLFSGQGAQRPGMGLDFMADPLFKEIIEQASLASKKDILTIFKSENEELNKTVNVQPALVAFEAGIYQMLQRDWPDLQIQGMIGLSLGEYSAMFASGALDLENTISLVSDRARYMQEDANQVTSAMVAVLKPQTSKIETLLTELQQEGEKVFIANYNSPSQIVISGEKEAVKQASTLITEEKLATRLIELEVNGAFHTPLFTKASQKMHERLNKVSFSKNQIPVISNTTAVAFKDNWGLIMEKQLMKPTHFGACLQYLLEQEDIDTAIEIGPGKTLSLFAKQVNHKLKRYQLGKYKDYQKFIEEKDGIKG
- a CDS encoding 3-oxoacyl-ACP reductase family protein — its product is MELKDKVVLITGSTRGLGASLAVAFAKKGAKLLLNGRHEKIPVELEETLKQLGGEYKYLQADLTKVNLKDYFNQAWEEFGKVDILINNAGITRDKMFIGMRDADFDEVMNLDLRIPFFLSKVALKKMNRERSGVILNMSSIVGMHGNVGQANYATAKAGLIGLTKSLAKEAAMRNIRVNAIAPGMIDTEMTQVLSERVKNNILKQIPLTRFGKTSEVAQAAIFLTQNDYITGQTIVVDGGMTI
- the fabF gene encoding beta-ketoacyl-ACP synthase II, with amino-acid sequence MQRVVITGMGAIAPNGNGFNEFVENSLLGKNGIKSISKFDASETGISVAGEIDDFTSEDFVGKKAAKRMDLYSQYAIQVATEAMEMAQITEENTKSEDLGVIFGSGIGGLTTLEEQIIRMHDKGPRRMSPFFIPMAIGNMAAGNISIRFKAKNISTSIVTACASGNNSIGEAFRQIKEGRAQVMIAGSSEATINESAIGGFAALTALSKSSDPDHASLPFDKDRSGFVLGEGAGAVVLESLEHARKRNAKILGEIVGYGATSDAYHITSPDPEGEGAARAMKLAISEANITPAEVGYINAHGTATNINDSGESRAIIKVFGKESSVLVSSTKGMTGHLLGAAGAIEAVLTIASLQKGKFPMNVGCFNQDDACEVNLVTSASQNIETNYAISNSFGFGGHNAVLAFKKWSEK
- a CDS encoding acetyl-CoA carboxylase biotin carboxyl carrier protein, whose translation is MNGNIDEIQILMKQFEDSEIRELKIDSKDFHLYLSKNKVKSVEATKPALPKVAVKKEEDSPQPKKQEKLEDAGVPVKAPIVGIVYLQAKPGQPAFVKVGQHLKKGDTICIIEAMKMMTEVKSTVTGTVKAIKVENEDLVEVDQPLIMVEED
- the fabZ gene encoding 3-hydroxyacyl-ACP dehydratase FabZ, producing MKDLGIKEIKKIIPHRYPMLLLDRVVEVIPGKSATGIHNVSFNEEVVQASSKTNPVLPAPLIVEALAQTGAVALLSEEKFSGKTAYFGGIQQADFFDEAQPGDQLILKTELTKIRKNIGVGIGKAYVKEKLIVSAELTFVIN